The region CACCTGTGATGTCAAACTCGACTGTTTCTCTTCCCAGCTTCCTGCTGGCTCGAGTGTTTATACAGCTGTGTTCGCAGCTCCGTATAGAGAGGAACGAAAAAGGAGACCCGTCTTTTGGGTGGAAGTGAAACATTGTCATGCTACAGCCTGAAACGTTGCAGAGAGGCATTGGCAGAGAAAAATCCCATTAAATTCTCTGCGGCTGGTATTGTTCCACACATTATGGGCCCACACATGCTGAGTATCAGTGTTTTGTGCAGTATTGATAGGCAGAGCACTCATAGTGGTCTGTCACATGTGCAGGTAATGCTCTTTATGTGGTGAATGGCTGTTGGTTAATGCGTTCCAAATGTTTTGCATGGGTTTTATTTCCGACACACATTCCGGAGCCtccacatctgcacagtgttttTGCGCCGGCTTTTTGTGCCATCGGTTTTCCGGGGATGTGTTTCCTTAACCTCTCCTCCTACAGCAAGACCCTTTTTTCCCTGACGGCCCACTATTTCAagctggaggagggaggcgaGCGCTCGCTCTGCATTACCTttgctttcttcttttttgtcaaaGCCATGGCCATACTCATCGTCACCGAGAACTACCTGGAGTTTGGTCTGGAGACGGGTCAGTTCTACATTCCTCACAGCCCTGACTGATTATTTTGCAGCAGTGAGTCACGGTCggtcctttcttctctttttcaggCTTTGCAAACTTCTCTGACAGTGCTCTACACTTTCTGCAGCACCAGGGCCTTGAGTCCCAGTAAGTCTGAAAAATCAGCCGTCTCAGAATTCTCCTGGTATCATTTTTGTTGCCTCTGCCTTCACGAATTCTTTGAATCGTGAAGCTACAGTCGTGTCTGACTTTGGGTTTCCTCCCTCACAGGGGTCCTATATCAAAACTTACCTTCAAGCTGATCCTGGCTCTCCTTTGCTCCCTCATTGGGGCATTTTTAACCTTCCCTGGGCTGCGATTGGCCCAGATGCACCTCGATGCGCTCAATCTGACGACAGCCAAGTTGACACAGTGAGTCCATTTCAGTAATGGCCTCCACTTCCATGGTCACTCATGTAGTTCTCACTTATGCTGCTGGTGTAATGAGAGCGTTAAAGGGGCAAAGTTGTGCTGTTCTCTGTAATGAGACGTTCAGAGTGGGATCATTGTTATGGAATTGTTATCCAATTCATTGTTTTAGGGGCGGCTGTAGTGGATCATTGCAGTGATATGAAGGTCATTAGTTCAGTCCCTGCAGTTTCAATGTGGAAATGTCCTTAAGCACATGTGTGTCATCCTCACATCTTCAACGAAAAGTCTGAAATTATCCCCCAAAAACAATAAactgttgctttttctttttatatcatGATGTTCTGAGAGTCCTGTTGGTTCCCATAATATCCAGATGTCAACGTAAAGTCAATATTGGCATCACTCCCACTTCCCAATAAGCACATACTCACTCTGTCTTTCATTCATTTCCTTGAAAGTCTTAATTTTACCGACAGATCCGGGAACAACCTGTTACCTCCTCAACGAACACGTTTTTATCTGTTTTAGAAAGCAGATGTCATGAAGATGTCTTCTGCTGTGTGGGATACACACCGCCGGCCCGATAAAACCGACCTTAGCTGGGCCGAATTTCCATTTTAGAAATCACTGGGTGGCACGTCTACGACCATGATCGGGGGGTGTCGGAGCAGGCAACACATTGCATTCCGATAATCCACTTTGGCATAGCGGTCCAAAATGGCCTCCTCTTCCGATTTCTCCTCTCAGCTCTTGTGGGCTTACATTCCCAGACCCTGTCGCAGGCAGGGATTATCTTATGGCTCTCGAAAATCTGTGCCTCCGACATCTCCTCGGTCCTCTCGGAATGTTTCATTGATAGCGTAGGCATTTCTCACGCCAGTAGCTTGAAATTCCAAGAAGTAAAAATGACCCAGCGGGCTTCCTTGTCTTTTTTTCCGCCCCCAACAAATTTGGGTTAGAGAGTCTAATTGTTACTGTTTATAGAGTTATTCTGTAGCCATTATTGTAAAGATGGTGAATTAACAGCactgtttttctctccaggaCCCTGCTTCATATCAACTTCTTGTCCCCTCTCATTATGGTCCTCCTGTGGGTGAAGCCCATTACCAAGGACTACATAATGAACCCCACTCTGGACAGAGAGAGTGTGCCTTTGTAAGTGAaagcaataataaaataaatcctctTGCGGTTGCTTTAGTGCCTCGGAAGATCGATATTATCTGCTGATAGTTTGTACGAGCATCAAATATGTTCGCGTTAGTGCTTTGTTAAGAATGTATGAGATCGGTTAAACTTGTTTAAACCGACACTGGGCTGCCAGAGTTGTAAATGCTCAAAAAATGGGATTGAAAATGGGATTTACAACTTTTCAAATCAAGATAAGGGTTTGTTACACATATAAAGTGACGTATTGTCTACTTGAGGGGAAGTTAGAAGTTACGGGTCCTCACGTGTcgttctctttctcttcatacCAGCATGAGCGAGCAGACGTTCGATACGTTGCGGTTATGGATCATCGTACTGATGTGCGTCCTCCGGCTCGCCATGATGAGACATCATTTGCAGGCCTACCTCAACCTGGCCCAGAAGGGCGTGGACCAGATGAAGAAGGAAGCGGGGCGGATAAGCACCGTCGAGCTGCAGAAGATGGTGATTAAGTAAAGCTGATTGTTGCAACGTCGAACCCCCGCAGGAGTCGACATCCCATATCATACTGGACGGTCGCGCCTTCTACAGCAGTTATTTGGTTAGAATGTGTGTGGGGTTGTGAAGATGAGGAATAATTAAGGTGCTGTAAACACATTTAagtgtcgtcctcctcctctgtacCTAGAAACTGGAccaataataatattatatCTAAAAGCCTTTATAGTGAAGCACTGTAGTCAAGTGCTGAACTGGCTTATTTAGTCTTGTTGTGTTGATATGTGGGCAGATATAAATCTAGGGTTTACATATACAGTGTTTAGCTAATGTATAGGACCTCCAGCCAGACTAAGGTGCTCTAACTTTTAGTGATTTGAGTATTGTTGATGACCAAAATGATTGTTGTTATCCCTGAATTTTCTTATTTACTGTTGCACAGGAACTGTTTAGTGGGTTTGAAACCATTTTTTCCGAGAATATTTGATGTTTTCGTTGTTTGACATGTGCTCTAATGCAGTTTCCCCTCGTGTTTTCAGGTTGCACGTGTTTTTTACTATTTGTGTGTCATAGCACTTCAGTATGTGGCCCCGCTGGTGATGCTGCTTCACACAACTCTGCTGCTAAAGACTCTCGGTGAGCCACCAACCCGCTCTTGGGAATTTCCCACCATTTCTCCTTGCCCTCATTCTCCCTTTCTCCCTGTTCTGTGGCAGGAGGACACTCCTGGTGGGTCCATCCCGTGGAAGACTCACCTTGCATTCATGAAATTCATGACTCTTTACTCGGGGCGGCGCCGGGGCCGACCCCTGCTTCGGTTACAGAGACCCGGGTGTCGGTGGCCCAGCTCTCGGTGGCCCTGGGAGGCCTGCGGACTGTTTTCAGCCCCTTGCTCTTCCGGggcctcttctctttctttgcgTGGTGGATCGCGGCCTGCCTCTTCTCCACCTCACTCTTCGGCCTTTTCTACCACCAGTATCTCATGGCAGCATAACATCGGCAACCCAGCGGTGACACCCGGACCCCCGCAGCTAACGTGTACTCGGTCTGTCCAGGAATGACTGACTGGGGGGTAACAGAGGCCTGCTGATGACACTGCCCCTCCTCCACAATGACTGTTTAAACCATCGGAGCTCCTGGTTCAGCCTTCAGTGCTTCCTCAACTGATGACTCATTTTTACTACtttaatccatttttttttatttgatgaaGGACCTTTCTAAGATCAGACGTTCACTTTAGAAAGGAGGGATAATATTCAGTGGCACGGGTGCGTCGTCGGAATCCTGACACGTCGCTGCTGTATGAAATCTGAATGATGGGAGGTTCGATACCGTAGGATCCCAGTTGTGGGGACCGCCACCGCTCGATCCACCATCATCGGATTCATCAGAATCACAAGCAGTTACGGTCCCTcccctgcttttattttatttttttaaattgggcCTCTTTTAAATGTCTGGTGTTCCCACTACACAGCAGGATTCAGGAAATCTGTTAGAGAGGTTCCAAAAACAGCCATCCAGCATTCTTCAGATCAGAGAATGCTTTTAAATCTGTCACTGTTGACGATACGGTCGTTAAATTTTAGCTGAGAGTCTTTatattcctccttttttttatgtatttggggAAGCAACAACTGCCATAAGCGTGTCTGCAGGGTCCTCTTATTGGTTTGAAAGTGAGCCGGTGTCACTCACACCTCTAAACTCCGTTGCCAAGGACCACAGCAAGTGTCAGTCttaatttttgttgttgttgttggaccAACGTGTCTT is a window of Takifugu flavidus isolate HTHZ2018 chromosome 5, ASM371156v2, whole genome shotgun sequence DNA encoding:
- the tmem161b gene encoding transmembrane protein 161B isoform X3; its protein translation is MVMASVIQKIIPHYSFARWLLCSGSLRWYQHPTEDELRSLAGKQKGQKRKDRRNNGHIDNKPLTVPKDIDLQLETKCITEVDTLALHYFPEFQWLVDFTVAATVVYLITEFYYSVSQASGEMNISVVWCMLVLAFVIKTLFSLTAHYFKLEEGGERSLCITFAFFFFVKAMAILIVTENYLEFGLETGFANFSDSALHFLQHQGLESQGPISKLTFKLILALLCSLIGAFLTFPGLRLAQMHLDALNLTTAKLTQTLLHINFLSPLIMVLLWVKPITKDYIMNPTLDRESVPFMSEQTFDTLRLWIIVLMCVLRLAMMRHHLQAYLNLAQKGVDQMKKEAGRISTVELQKMVARVFYYLCVIALQYVAPLVMLLHTTLLLKTLGGHSWWVHPVEDSPCIHEIHDSLLGAAPGPTPASVTETRVSVAQLSVALGGLRTVFSPLLFRGLFSFFAWWIAACLFSTSLFGLFYHQYLMAA
- the tmem161b gene encoding transmembrane protein 161B isoform X1; this encodes MTSCRGSVPVVYQSTNSTWQVRPFLGILTGPHMKGVIGVQLVVTMVMASVIQKIIPHYSFARWLLCSGSLRWYQHPTEDELRSLAGKQKGQKRKDRRNNGHIDNKPLTVPKDIDLQLETKCITEVDTLALHYFPEFQWLVDFTVAATVVYLITEFYYSVSQASGEMNISVVWCMLVLAFVIKTLFSLTAHYFKLEEGGERSLCITFAFFFFVKAMAILIVTENYLEFGLETGFANFSDSALHFLQHQGLESQGPISKLTFKLILALLCSLIGAFLTFPGLRLAQMHLDALNLTTAKLTQTLLHINFLSPLIMVLLWVKPITKDYIMNPTLDRESVPFMSEQTFDTLRLWIIVLMCVLRLAMMRHHLQAYLNLAQKGVDQMKKEAGRISTVELQKMVARVFYYLCVIALQYVAPLVMLLHTTLLLKTLGGHSWWVHPVEDSPCIHEIHDSLLGAAPGPTPASVTETRVSVAQLSVALGGLRTVFSPLLFRGLFSFFAWWIAACLFSTSLFGLFYHQYLMAA
- the tmem161b gene encoding transmembrane protein 161B isoform X2, coding for MGVIGVQLVVTMVMASVIQKIIPHYSFARWLLCSGSLRWYQHPTEDELRSLAGKQKGQKRKDRRNNGHIDNKPLTVPKDIDLQLETKCITEVDTLALHYFPEFQWLVDFTVAATVVYLITEFYYSVSQASGEMNISVVWCMLVLAFVIKTLFSLTAHYFKLEEGGERSLCITFAFFFFVKAMAILIVTENYLEFGLETGFANFSDSALHFLQHQGLESQGPISKLTFKLILALLCSLIGAFLTFPGLRLAQMHLDALNLTTAKLTQTLLHINFLSPLIMVLLWVKPITKDYIMNPTLDRESVPFMSEQTFDTLRLWIIVLMCVLRLAMMRHHLQAYLNLAQKGVDQMKKEAGRISTVELQKMVARVFYYLCVIALQYVAPLVMLLHTTLLLKTLGGHSWWVHPVEDSPCIHEIHDSLLGAAPGPTPASVTETRVSVAQLSVALGGLRTVFSPLLFRGLFSFFAWWIAACLFSTSLFGLFYHQYLMAA